GGGTATGGACGGCATCTCGAAAGCACTCTTCCCACCAAGGAAATTGGCCGTTTGGCCTAGTCCGAGCCCTGATGAGGGGGTTGAACTACCACCACCCCCAAAGAAACCACTGTTACCGATAGTTCCGGCCAAGCCACTGAGTCCGCTAATCAACGCCTGATTTTGCGCCCCCTGCTGTGCAGCCAGACCGGCGTTCACCTGACCAGTGCTCTGGGCGAGATTCGCGTTCACCCCAGCCTTGGCGGCGTTGAACTGGTTCAAAGCGGAATTTTGCGAGACCATGAGCGAAGCCAACGCACCGGGATCAAGCCCCGAGACCGGCAGCTTGTTTTGATTAAGGAACTGCATGCCCTCGGCCAACCGAGAATTGCGGAGCTGCTCACCCGTGAGCCCGATCTGGGCCGCAGTGATGGGACCAGCAGGGGCACCGCTCAAAGCTCCGCCGTGCGGGAGGCGCGAGCGACTTGGTTGGCGACGTCGGGAGAAAGTTGGCCACCGAGCGCAAGATCTTGGCTGACCCGTTGCGCGACCATCGTCGGCTCGCGGCCACGTCAGGGCTCAACTCACGCCCTGGCCAGCGAATTGACCGGTTCGACACCGCGCTGGCGGGCCTGCTCAGTCAGGTTTTGATGTCGATGGGCTCGTACTTGAGATTGGCCGCGATGTCCCGCTGAGATTGAGGCATCCTTCTGGGCGTTGATCGACTTGCGCAGTGTCCGCGCTACTACTGCACCGGCGACACTGGCGGCAGTAGCTATGTACGGCAATGCAGCAGCTAGGCATGGTAGAGGATTAAAATTTATTGCGAATAGCACCCGTCGAACCGGCATACCGTTGACCGTGTTGGGCCAATCTCTCTCGGCGCTCTTCCTGAAATCCGGCTCGGCGCGGATCAACAGAACGTGGCGTGCATTCTCCACGCCCAAGTAGTCAAGCGAGAGCAAACTTTGGATGCTCGTGCCCATGCGATAACCGCAAGACCAGCCGCAATGCAGGCGACCGCGATACTGAGGCAGAGCCCTGAGTGAAGCTCATACTCGCCGGTCCGAGTATTGATTAAAACGGCAAACCCGCATCTACGTCATCGGCTAAATTTTCAATCTCACGCTGTTGGAGTCGTCCAGTAGCGAGCAATCACCGTAGCCGGTCGACGAGTCGTCACAAATGGAGAGATATCCGGATGATTTACCATGCGGTTGAAGAACTCCATGTCGTCGGACGGTTGTACTGAAATAATCATTACGGATATCCGACAAATACTTGGGCGACCAGCCCATTGACGGGCGCGGTGAAGGCGTTGAGCAACTGATTCGACAGTGCCTGCATCGACGTGACCGAAGTACGGAGATCGTTCTGGCTTCCGCGTAGCTGCTCGGTGTTGGCCGCAAGATTCTGAGGCTCCACTGGATTGTACTCGGACGAGAACGGAAGGTTCGCGATCTGATTGGTGGGAGGAGTCGTAGCCAAGACCGGCACGTCCGAAAACGCATTCGACGCGGGCAGATCGCTGACTCCCTGAAGCGGTGTGAGTGTCGGAAGAGTCCCACCAGTGCCGAAAAGGGCATTGAGCACGCCCTGCTGGTTGGCGCTGATGTTGGGGATTGTCGAGATGACTCGACCATCACAGTCGATCCAGCCGGTCTGAGGACTATCTCCACCTGAAAACGTGTTTTTGATGTCGCCCGGTTGAAACGGAGTCACCGGAGTGTATCTGCCCACGGTGGTGTCCCAGTACTTGAACACGCCTTGGGAGGTGTTGAAGATGATGGGCGTCGTCTGCTGAGTGGGGTCCACGCTGACGATCTGGAAAAACGACACATCCTGATTGATCGACCCTGCGATGTACTGGGTGATAATCGTAACTAGCTGGTTGATGTCCGTGGCTTTTACGCCTACCGGAACAGGCACTGGAGTCAGAGTAATTGGGATGGTCGCGCTCATTTATGAAAGTGGCGATTGATAGTTGGACGAGTCGTCATATACCGGTTGGTAGGGGGACAAAGCAAGCTGAACCGGCTGATCGTATAACTGGTATTCAGTAAATCCTCCCGCGATGTGCTGCGGACAATCGGTTGCGCTGACGATATTGAAGCCCTGCTCATCGACACCGGTATTAAGGACCGCTTGGCCTTCTGTGTTGTCGGGCCGAGAATCGACCGCGATCCGGTAAGCCACGATGGCTCCGCGACCTTCCAGTTTGAGGAGTAGGCTGAACGCGTGGTCGGTCCCGTCCTCGTACTGCGATTCGACTCCAGCCGACGAGCACTCGTCGTTGGCCCCGCGCAAGTCTTCGGAAATGACCGTGCGGGTCTGCATCATAAACGCGTAATGCTCCGTGTTGTTGACGACCTCCGAGAACCCCGAAATAGGGGTCAACACCGACCCCGGAGTCGCCGTGATGTAGTTGTCCAACAGCTTGTGGTATGATCCACGCATGCCTCGCCAATATCCCTTGATGAAAAAGTTGCCCAACACTTGGTCTACCAACAGGCGGAAATGGCGAAAATTAGCGTACTCAAATACCGAGTTCTGAACGCGGTCGAGCCGAGTTTCCACCAGCCACTTGATGGGTCGCCCATTATCGGCTCGGTTGGCTTGAAATGCCTCCCAAATGCGGACAACCCCATCCATGTCCAACGACAGCGCGTAAGTGTGTTGAGCGGCCACTTGGATGGCTGACCATTCCACGGGACGAATGCCGGTCCAGACCCCCTGCCAACCCGTGGTCTCGGCACTGGTGGTTTGACGGTCGAGAACTTGGGTGTGGCGGCAATAGCAGCGTCCGTGGTTAACCGGACCGACTGGGACACTCCAGAAAACGTAGCTGGAGTGTTTTCCAGCACACGACAGATCCCCAGCCGGATTATTGGGTGGGCACACGAGCCGCTTGGAGTACGCCATCTCCTTATCAATGATCGGAAGATTTTGCGTCGAGTTGACGGTGTTGACGGAGTCAAACACCGCAATCCCGTCTAAGGATTTCCAATACAGCAGACCACGGTGAATTATCATGCTCTTACCAGCAACGCAGCCCACTCCACTAAAGATCTTGGTCATGAAGCCGGGAGTATTGGCCCATCCCGCGCCAAACGCAGAGGGGATGCGGTTGCGGACACCGCTGTAAAGGGTCCACGTCGTGGTTCGGGTACAGACTACGACCGCCGACTGATTGTTGCCGGACGTTCCGCGATCAATAGCGCCCGTGACGTCGTCCGGAAAAACCATCACCTGAAAACTGCTCAGGGTGAGTTCTTCGGTGAAGTGAAGTGGGTCTCCAAGATCGGAGGCAAAACCCAGTCGACCGTTGAACACGAACAGTCGGTCGCCGCTCCACGAGCACCACAGTCCGATGCGGGTTTCGTTGTATCCAGAATCGTACAATGTATTTCCGCCAGCGTCGGTGGATATCTTTTTCTGGGGATTCAGGTGCCTCCCCGACAATCCATCCCAAACTCCTGCGCGGTTAATCCCATCCTGAATCACCAACAGGTTTCTGGGGACGATGTTATTCACAAAGAGCCCAGAATTTATCGTGTTGGTCTGAGTGCAGAGCGTGCCCGTGAGCTGATCGGCATTTTGATCGAAAGAGAAATCTGGTATGCGCTGCGGAGCCTCAAGCGATCCATCAGGGTTGATCGTGCAAAACCAGACCGATCCACTAACCGCAAAAATCTTTTGGGGAGACCCATTGGAGGGGGTAAAGTCCACCATCATTTGGGGGTGGATGATGGGATTGCCCGCTGCGACCCACCATGTGTTCGCTGCGGAACCCACGACGGACACATCGAACGTGAGCTGGGTCTTGTAGCCGGGCGCGTCTGAAGGAACGCCCCTGAGTGACCCCGTTCTCCATCCACCGTATCTGAGATTGTCGTACGGCGAGCGGATGCACGAAACTGTCCACGCCTTCCGGAAAACCGGCAAAGCGTCCGCCATCGAGGCCACCCTCGATCATAATCCTGCCCGGTGTGACGGTTTCAGACATGGTTAACGGTAATCAATCGTGCCGATGCCAAACGAAGGATCGACCTGTATGGGGGTCCACGTTGCGGCGTCCTTGATGGTCTGAATATCGTTCAGAAGCTGGAGCGCTTTGATTTCGTACTTCTCGGCGATGTCGATGTTGTTCGTCTCACGAAGTCGGATAGCTTTAAGAAGATCCAGCGTTGCCTGATACGAATCCAGCGGGACAAGGTCGTAATCATTGACGAGTTCTAGAGTTTTGCGGCGATACTTTATCCGCACCCATTCGCAGGTGCATGAAACCTTCATCCGCTTGTAGATCGGATTGGTCTCGTGCGGAGCGTAGTAGCCGATGGTGACTGCCTGACTAAGCTGCTCGGGGCGGAACCCGATCAGCTTGATGTAGCCACGGGTGACTGGTTTCGTGACTTGAGTGATCTTTTTGAAGTATGTCACGCTCGGGTCGGTAGCGGCATACCCCGTGAGGATGGGGACGCGCACACCGGGCGACGACGGGCCAGTCACCGGAATGGTCAGTGCCATCTTCTGGTTGTAGCTCGCGTCCATCGTCTCGCCCTGCACAATCAATTGCAGCGATCCGTTTCCGTCGATGGGGTCTTCGCAGATTGCAGCGACCAAGCTCCAACCATGCAGATCTTGAAAGGTTGGGCTCCACATCTTATCGTCCCAGTAGACGCCACAAGCGGCACCACAATTGGCCTTAGATCCTAGGCCATTGATGTGGTATTCAAACCAACTGGACCGTCCCAAAGCTGGAGATCCACCGACATTCGCGGCTAAAACAGTCTCGACGAAATCGGGCAGCGTGATGCACCCGCTGTTGTTGGAACAGACGTCGAGGGTGCCGACGTATGGGTCCCAATTGGCGCGATACGCCGCGATCTCAATCGCACGCTGGATGTAATCGATGATCTTGGCGCGGTCGGAGATGCCGAGAATGTCGTTAGACTTCGACGCGTTGATGATTCGGCCAAGAGTTACCTGCATAAATTATTTCTCCTCGGTTTCGTCGATATCGTCCGCGAGGGACTCCCCTTCTTCGGATTCATCGTCATCGTCATCGGTTTGAGAGCCGGTATCATAGCCACGGTCCTTGGCGAGAGCTCTGAATGCGTCGGCCATGTCGCCGCTGTCCTCGTCGGAGCCTGCCTCGGCAAGACTGATCTCGTGAACTTCCAGATCCGCCGAGCAGCAGCTTTCGCCGTCGCGGTCACCGAGCGTCACGCTACGGCGCTTGAAGTGGATCAACGCGTAGCCCTCGCGGGGCAGCGCCTCAAGATTCTTGGCCCCTGAGATGTAGAGCGAAGGGTAAATCGGTTTGGACTTTTTACCCTTAGAGGGAGGCTCGGACATGGGCATCACACCCATTTCCTCGGGATGAATGGCCAGATCGATGGAGATGGGGAATTGGTCGTGCATGATTAAATGAATCCGGGAGACGTGATCGTGTTGGTGGGAAGTGGGAACGCCACGAGTTGCGCTCCGAGCAGATAAAACTGATCTGAGGCGACCAGCCGGACGTTTTGACCGTTCGTGACGGTGGCAATGAACCAGAAGTCGTAGGCTTCGGCCACACCATACTGGTATCCAGATGCCTCGGACTTGGATCGGCCCCATTTGAAGACGTTGCGGGTCACGGTGCCGTCGATGAAGTCGACCGAGCCGTTGAGGTTGTTGGGTCCGACCGCACCGGCATTCCAGCCGATCTGCATCTTCAGACTGAAGAGGTAGTCACCGCTGTTGAAGTTGACCGTGCCGAAATCGAGCACCCGAGACCCCTGCAACGCCTCGATCCCATCGGTGGGGACGCTCGGGTTCCAAATTACTCCAGTGAACAGAGCAACTGGCGCTCCGCTGGCACCAGTAGCTCCGCTTACGCCGGTGGTGCCGTTCGCGCCGATGGGTCCGGGGATGCCCTGAAGACCCGTGGGGCCAGTGGGGCCGGTCACGCCATACCCCGCCGGACCCGATGGGCCGGTGGCTCCGGTAGGTCCAACCGGTCCAGCCACGATGGTGACGATGGGCACTGGAGGAGCGCACATGTCACCAGCTTGGTTGCAATCGCCTCCGCAGTTCCCATTACAGTTATTGTTTCCGCATCCGCAGCTCATAATTAGAGAACCTCCAAGGTTAAGTATGTGGCATTTGTAGCTAATAAATCAAGATTTCCACCCGTAACTTGGATCAGATACAATTCAAAATAGGTTATCGAGCTCACATCTATTATGGGGGTAATCAACGTGGCACTCCCACTACCATTGGAAGCTGTTCCGTACCTATTATCTTTAGCCCAATTAGCGCCCGAGTTTGACCGAATCCGCGCAACAAACTGGCCATCTGAACTTGCGTCCCAAGATGTTCCCGCACTAACCCTAACTCGTCTAGCTCCTGAAGGTACGTTAACACGAGTAGGTGTACCGGCAGACCAAATACCAAATCCTCCGGAATACCGTTCCCCCGACCACGTTACAACGGTTTCGGTATTATTGGGGATCGTCTGACTCGTGGCAAGATAAAGGCTAGTATTGACGCCACCAACTACTACGTTGCTAACCCTATTCAGCGATGAATTATCAGTGACGGTAGACCCCTTCGTGTTGTTGATCTGATTAAAACTTGTGTCAGAACTGAGAAAAATAGCGCCGTTACCGAAGACACAACTGTCAAATACATTTCCTACACTGGTCCCAGTAATGTAAACTACTGTTTTTGAAGTTGGAAAA
This DNA window, taken from Gammaproteobacteria bacterium, encodes the following:
- a CDS encoding hypothetical protein (Evidence 5 : Unknown function), coding for MSGAPAGPITAAQIGLTGEQLRNSRLAEGMQFLNQNKLPVSGLDPGALASLMVSQNSALNQFNAAKAGVNANLAQSTGQVNAGLAAQQGAQNQALISGLSGLAGTIGNSGFFGGGGSSTPSSGLGLGQTANFLGGKSAFEMPSIPGNVMPTAFNYSMTPTG
- a CDS encoding hypothetical protein (Evidence 5 : Unknown function); this translates as MKRSHRSVSAHGGVPVLEHALGGVEDDGRRLLSGVHADDLEKRHILIDRPCDVLGDNRN
- a CDS encoding conserved hypothetical protein (Evidence 4 : Unknown function but conserved in other organisms) — encoded protein: MADALPVFRKAWTVSCIRSPYDNLRYGGWRTGSLRGVPSDAPGYKTQLTFDVSVVGSAANTWWVAAGNPIIHPQMMVDFTPSNGSPQKIFAVSGSVWFCTINPDGSLEAPQRIPDFSFDQNADQLTGTLCTQTNTINSGLFVNNIVPRNLLVIQDGINRAGVWDGLSGRHLNPQKKISTDAGGNTLYDSGYNETRIGLWCSWSGDRLFVFNGRLGFASDLGDPLHFTEELTLSSFQVMVFPDDVTGAIDRGTSGNNQSAVVVCTRTTTWTLYSGVRNRIPSAFGAGWANTPGFMTKIFSGVGCVAGKSMIIHRGLLYWKSLDGIAVFDSVNTVNSTQNLPIIDKEMAYSKRLVCPPNNPAGDLSCAGKHSSYVFWSVPVGPVNHGRCYCRHTQVLDRQTTSAETTGWQGVWTGIRPVEWSAIQVAAQHTYALSLDMDGVVRIWEAFQANRADNGRPIKWLVETRLDRVQNSVFEYANFRHFRLLVDQVLGNFFIKGYWRGMRGSYHKLLDNYITATPGSVLTPISGFSEVVNNTEHYAFMMQTRTVISEDLRGANDECSSAGVESQYEDGTDHAFSLLLKLEGRGAIVAYRIAVDSRPDNTEGQAVLNTGVDEQGFNIVSATDCPQHIAGGFTEYQLYDQPVQLALSPYQPVYDDSSNYQSPLS
- a CDS encoding conserved hypothetical protein (Evidence 4 : Unknown function but conserved in other organisms) — translated: MQVTLGRIINASKSNDILGISDRAKIIDYIQRAIEIAAYRANWDPYVGTLDVCSNNSGCITLPDFVETVLAANVGGSPALGRSSWFEYHINGLGSKANCGAACGVYWDDKMWSPTFQDLHGWSLVAAICEDPIDGNGSLQLIVQGETMDASYNQKMALTIPVTGPSSPGVRVPILTGYAATDPSVTYFKKITQVTKPVTRGYIKLIGFRPEQLSQAVTIGYYAPHETNPIYKRMKVSCTCEWVRIKYRRKTLELVNDYDLVPLDSYQATLDLLKAIRLRETNNIDIAEKYEIKALQLLNDIQTIKDAATWTPIQVDPSFGIGTIDYR
- a CDS encoding hypothetical protein (Evidence 5 : Unknown function) codes for the protein MHDQFPISIDLAIHPEEMGVMPMSEPPSKGKKSKPIYPSLYISGAKNLEALPREGYALIHFKRRSVTLGDRDGESCCSADLEVHEISLAEAGSDEDSGDMADAFRALAKDRGYDTGSQTDDDDDESEEGESLADDIDETEEK
- a CDS encoding hypothetical protein (Evidence 5 : Unknown function); translation: MSCGCGNNNCNGNCGGDCNQAGDMCAPPVPIVTIVAGPVGPTGATGPSGPAGYGVTGPTGPTGLQGIPGPIGANGTTGVSGATGASGAPVALFTGVIWNPSVPTDGIEALQGSRVLDFGTVNFNSGDYLFSLKMQIGWNAGAVGPNNLNGSVDFIDGTVTRNVFKWGRSKSEASGYQYGVAEAYDFWFIATVTNGQNVRLVASDQFYLLGAQLVAFPLPTNTITSPGFI
- a CDS encoding hypothetical protein (Evidence 5 : Unknown function), which produces MVFGLPVHLLVLTYLQELDELGLVREHLGTQVQMASLLRGFGQTRALIGLKIIGTEQLPMVVGVPR